Genomic DNA from Shouchella patagoniensis:
GTCGACCGGGTGTCATTACCGAACCGATGCACCCAGAAAAGAAACGCTTATCTTTTTTTAGTTAAATTGTTCTCATGGTACACTAGATCGGTCAAGGAGGGATCGATGTGGAGGAACGTGCAGAAGAAATAATTGCATCTATTCAAGCTGAAAATGATCGATTGTTAGAGAAATGGCAAACAGAAGGTTACATTCCAATGGAAACAGGTGTACTTCTTTATGTAAAGACTACCACTGGACAACCTGTTGTTGTTAGTATTCAAGATGGAGAAAATGATGTTTATCACATTGAACTGTTACGAAATAACGACAAGTTTGACCGAATTGTGCTTGATGGCAAATACGATGTACCGAGAGAGCGGCTTGCAAGTCAAATTGATGCGATGCTATCGATTCTACATTAGGCATTCGTTTACCAAGGTAAAACCGTAATGAAGGTCAGGGATCTTTATTGCGGTTTTTTATGGTTGGAGAGCGTAAATTCTCGCTAGACTTGTTTAATTGATTGTGTTATACGACAACGCAAAATAAAAGCCTCCATAAGGTCTTCTTTCGATGACCTTATGGAGCAGCTATTAGTTAAATTCTTGACTTTTTTTCTGTTGTTTTTTTGCTTTGCGAAAGTAATAGAGAAACGCTGCGCTCTTAAGTATGCCATGAATCTGCTCTGGTTGTGCGACCGTTGCTTCTTGTTTTGCAGCATTCACTCGTGTTAATGCATATGTCGAAAGGGTTGATGTAGCACGATGGGCAGCTTCGGCTGAATCGTGGACCATATCAAATATTGGGTCAAGCTTTGCGACTTTCCCGTTAATATCCATCAATGTTTCATTTGCGTTATATAAGGTGACTTTCACTTCACCTGTAATTTCTTCAATGCTTTTTTCCGCTTGTGCGATCGTACTTGATGTTTTATCCAACGTTTTAGCTAAATTACGTAATGTTGGGAGCAAGCATAAGATCGCAACTAAAAATCCAATAGATAGTATAAAGACTCCAATTCCTAACCAATCCATCTGTGTGTTCCTCCTCTAGTCTGTGTGCTGTGAATTTTCAATGTGACCAACTAATTGGCTGATCCAATCGCCAACGATAGGAAGTGGTTCAAATAAGCTTAATATAGCAAGAAGCAAGGCTATAAATAGACCCACCCCAATCGTTAAGCCAACACCACGAGCGATACCAGCGATCAGGTTTGATTTAATCACTTGCTTAGTGTCGGTAAAATGAAACGCCATGTCTTTTAAGCGACCATTCGTAGTCATATCTTCTAGCTTGTCCAGTAGCTTTTCAAATCGTTCATTTTCCTCTACTCGTTTTTCATCGCCGCGATGTTTTGAAGGGAGCATTCTACTTTTTTGCTCTTTACTAAGTCCCATGGTTCATTCACCCCAATCCCACTTTTACAATAACTTTCTATAACCGTTTTTGTTAGCGGTTAAACCATAAATGATAGGATTGGAGCGACCGATTGCCATAGGGTGACCAAAAAAGCCGCTCAATAAACATACGGTTTTTACTTCACAGGTTTTGCTTTAAGCATATACTGATAGGCAAGTGTTCGTTCATTTAAATCAGTCGTATTAATCCCTAGCTGTGTACTGATGTTCATTAACTGATGAATCAACTGAAGTTGATGGGGGTGTGCACTTTGGTTGTTGACAATTAATTCAATTGAAAAACCACTTGCAGTAAAAAGTTGATCAATTCCGTTTTTTGTAAAGAAACGCAAATGCGTTTTATCAAGTAACCCTGCATCTACGTAATTCCATGTTCCGTTCAACAGTTCTTCGATGATTGAAATATGACCAACATTTGGAATGCTTGCGTATACAGCTCCTTCTGAAGTTAAGTATGGTTTTACTTTCTCAAGAACAGCCCAGGGGTCAACCATATGTTCCAATACATCTGCAAAAATAATAGCATCAAATGTCCCTTGTTCAAAAGGAAGTGGATCGGCTTCGATATCTCCCACGGTGACGGAATCAAGCTTCTTCCTTGCTGCTGCCACTGCCGATGGGAATTGTTCAAATCCGTGCACAGTAGCGCTATAAGCATCTTTGATTGCAGCTCCCAGTAATCCCTCGCTACAGCCAACATCGAGAACTTGTTTTACGGACGGTTCAATAATGGAAAATAACTGATGGTTGATGCCTTGATAATAAGTTGCTGGCTTTTCTTCGTAGTCTTTATTCATACTGATTCCCCCAATCTTTTCATACACTATATTCAAAAATTGGGCGAATGTGCAGATAGACCCCTTAAGGAAAGAGGTTGTTACGTACCGCAGGACGAAAATGGTTATCTCTGCCAGTCATTGCATCAGCAAAACATTCAGTTTAATCTTTACTCTTTTTTATTTTATGCGCGTAGCGACTATAAAGCCAGTCCGTTTTTTAATTTTCGTCATTCGTTAAAAGGAAACAACCTATTGTATGCTCGAAACAGGCGTGAGTTCGTCCAACTCCTCCTTAAAGAACGGAGACAAGACCTTTCTGTTCCAGTTTCATAAGTAAGTGAGAAGTGAAGCGAATCATAAAAGATATACCTGTAGGAAAAGGGAGGGAGATGCTATACTAGCAGAAATAAGATGAATTGATATCAATGGGGGAGAAAAAAGATGACAGAAATTCGATATGGGGGTTTGGAAGCCGGGGGAACAAAGATGGTTTGTGCAGTCACAAATGAAACAGGTGAATGGATTGACCGCATGACAATTCCGACGAGGTTCCCGGAAGAAACAATACCAGAAATAGTCGCTTTTTTTGAAAGAAATAAAATAGATTGTCTTGGGATTGGCAGCTTCGGCCCACTTGATTTGGTTGATGGATCACCGAACTATGGCTCACTTGCAAACACACCTAAAGAAGGATGGCGAGAATTTCCCCTTCTCGAGGCGTTTCGCCCATTAAATGTTCCAGTGTTAATGACGACAGATGTTAATGGGGCTGCTTTAGCAGAGTCTACTGTGGGGGCCGCGAAAGGGTTAGATAGTTGCATTTACATAACCGTCGGTACTGGTATTGGGGCAGGTGCGATTGTGAATGGTGCGATTCTAGAAGGGTTAAGTCACCCTGAAATGGGACATATATCAGTTGTTCGTCATCCTGAAGACACGTACAAGGGAAAATGTCCGTACCATGAAGATTGTTTAGAAGGACTTGCAGCAGGACCTGCTGTACAAGCACGTTGGGGACAAGCTGGCGTAGAATTAGCGGAAAATGAGTCAGTTTGGAAAATGGAAGCTTTCTACTTAGCACAAGCGATTGCTTCATATTCATATGTGCTAGCCCCAAAGAAAATTATTTTAGGCGGAGGCGTGATGAAGCAATACCAACTTTACCCTCTCGTCCACAAAGAATTAGCAAAACAATTAAATGGTTATATAAATGTTGGCAATTTAGAAGAATACGTAGTTGCCCCTGGGCTTGGTGATGACGCTGGAATTCAAGGCGCTATTTTGCTTGCAAAAAAAGCATATGAATCTGCTTAAATGAGGAAAGAAGAGGCACTGTCAATAAGACTGGACTCTTCTTACTCTATTCCAGTGAGAATCCGAATTTCCTATTCACGCATATATAACATGTAAAAGGATTAAATTGGGAGGGGTATTTATGGCAAGGGTGCAGCAGATCGAGGAACGCTATCCGCATGCGGAGCGTGTATTAGCTTTAACAAAAGAGCTTGTTCATCAGCCAAGTATTTCAGGCACGACCCAGGAAATCAATATGGCTGAAACGATTCTTGCAATTTTAAAACGCAACCCTTATTTTCAGAAAAATCCATCACAAATAATGCAAGTACCTTTAGAAAAGGATCCTTTAGGAAGAGTAGCAATTGTGGCGATGCTTGCGAAGGAACCAAAACAAAAAGAGGCAACGGTGTTACTGAGTCATTTTGATGTAGTAGGTGTTGATGATTTTGGACTATATAAAGAAGATGCGTTTTTGCCAGAACAATTAATGTCACGCCTATTGGCAGAACAAGAAGGGTATCTGGATAATGATGCTCGTAAAGATCTTGATTCAGGTGATTATATGTTTGGGCGAGGCAGCATGGATATGAAAGCAGGGCTTGCAATGCAACTTTCAGTGATGGAGGATGTAGCTTTAGATCCAACTTCGAAGGCGAATCTTTGCCTTGTCGCGGTCCCTGATGAAGAAAAACTTTCGCTTGGTATGTTTGCGGCTGTCGGTGAATTAGAAAAGCTATACAATCAAGGGTGGCGCTTTAACGCCTGTGTTTGTTCTGAACCTAATTTTTCTGCTTATCCGAACGATTGGAATAAATATGTGTACACCGGTTCAACAGGAAAATTATTGCCATTCATTTATTGTCTTGGTAGAGAAACGCACGTAGGGCAACCACTTGAAGGTATTAACGCATCTGTGATGGCGGCTCAACTTGCGGTGGAAATGGAATGGTCAGAGGCTTTTTCTGATACTATAAACGGAGAATCTTCACCCTCACCTACATGCTTGAGGATACGGGATTTGAAAGATACGTATGATGTGCAAACGCCAAATGAATCCTATCTTTTTTATAATGTCTTAACACTGAATTCCGGTCCAGATCAAGTCATGCAAGCTGTAAAAAAAGCCTGCTTACAGGCAAGTCGATTAATTCATGAGCGTCTTGTTAAACACCGGTCTGTATTTGGAAATGAAGCGATGGCGGAAGCGGTGCCAGAACCAGCTGTTTACACATTACCAGAATTGTATGAACTAGGTTTAAAAAAATATGGAGAATCGTTTAAAGAAGCATACGATAACTTACTTAAAGATAGTATAGAAAGCGGGGATTATTCGGCACAAACGCTTGCATTAGCAAGAGGAATTTCGACTTATTTTCTTGATAAAGCGCCATTTTACCTTATGTTACTACAACCACCATATTATCCTCATGTGCAATTAAACGATAAAAAAGATTCGGAATTATTAGCCATAACCGAAGAGTTACAAAGAATAAGCGCAGATGCATTTGGCCAAAACTTAGTGATTAAAACGTTTTTTCCAGGATTATCTGACGTTAGTTATTGTCGCTCTGTGGAAGGAGAAAAAGCGGAGGATGCCCTCGAGCGATATATGCCTCTCTATAAGAAAAGTTACCATATTCCAATGCAATCGATTCGGAAACTTGATATTCCCACAATCAATGTTGGACCGTTTGGGAAAGATGCACATAAGCGGACAGAGCGCTTACAAATCTCTTATTCGACGGAGGTTGCTCCAGTATTGCTTCGGTATACAATCGATCAACTTGCGTCCAAGTGAGAGTAATTATAGGTAACCGTTTGGCTCGAAGCCAGACGGTTCTTTTTATGATGCGTCATTTCAGTTACGTTTAAGGTACTATGTTAACATAATAAGTGTGTAACCAAATAGGACGGGAAGAAAATAAATGAAAGGGTGTAACGTCTTAATGACCGATAGGCAAAAGACATACTGTTGTATTTGATGGAACAGGAGCAACCTGTTTCTATTGATGCAATTGCTAATCATATTGGCTGTTCAGAGAAAACTGCTCGAAATGAGTGGGGGGCACTGGACAAATTTTTAGTAGAGAATCAATTAGGGGTAATTCTTCGCAAACGAAGCAGAGGAGTAGAAATAGCGCGCAAACTGTCGAACAGCGAAGAAAACTTCACGACACGATAAACCATGAAGAAGATTCTTTTTCCAATGAAGATGAAACGAGAATGAACACGATTGCAGAATTTATTTTAGAACCCTATAGAGAATGGACACTATCACAACTAAGCGATCGTCTTTATACGAGAATCAAATGTCAAAAGGTGGAGCAGAAGATTTCGTACCTTATATCAATATATCAATTAAACACTAGAGAACTTTATCACAGATGTGA
This window encodes:
- a CDS encoding DUF948 domain-containing protein, which codes for MDWLGIGVFILSIGFLVAILCLLPTLRNLAKTLDKTSSTIAQAEKSIEEITGEVKVTLYNANETLMDINGKVAKLDPIFDMVHDSAEAAHRATSTLSTYALTRVNAAKQEATVAQPEQIHGILKSAAFLYYFRKAKKQQKKSQEFN
- a CDS encoding DUF5665 domain-containing protein — translated: MGLSKEQKSRMLPSKHRGDEKRVEENERFEKLLDKLEDMTTNGRLKDMAFHFTDTKQVIKSNLIAGIARGVGLTIGVGLFIALLLAILSLFEPLPIVGDWISQLVGHIENSQHTD
- a CDS encoding class I SAM-dependent methyltransferase codes for the protein MNKDYEEKPATYYQGINHQLFSIIEPSVKQVLDVGCSEGLLGAAIKDAYSATVHGFEQFPSAVAAARKKLDSVTVGDIEADPLPFEQGTFDAIIFADVLEHMVDPWAVLEKVKPYLTSEGAVYASIPNVGHISIIEELLNGTWNYVDAGLLDKTHLRFFTKNGIDQLFTASGFSIELIVNNQSAHPHQLQLIHQLMNISTQLGINTTDLNERTLAYQYMLKAKPVK
- a CDS encoding ROK family protein, encoding MTEIRYGGLEAGGTKMVCAVTNETGEWIDRMTIPTRFPEETIPEIVAFFERNKIDCLGIGSFGPLDLVDGSPNYGSLANTPKEGWREFPLLEAFRPLNVPVLMTTDVNGAALAESTVGAAKGLDSCIYITVGTGIGAGAIVNGAILEGLSHPEMGHISVVRHPEDTYKGKCPYHEDCLEGLAAGPAVQARWGQAGVELAENESVWKMEAFYLAQAIASYSYVLAPKKIILGGGVMKQYQLYPLVHKELAKQLNGYINVGNLEEYVVAPGLGDDAGIQGAILLAKKAYESA
- a CDS encoding M20/M25/M40 family metallo-hydrolase; protein product: MARVQQIEERYPHAERVLALTKELVHQPSISGTTQEINMAETILAILKRNPYFQKNPSQIMQVPLEKDPLGRVAIVAMLAKEPKQKEATVLLSHFDVVGVDDFGLYKEDAFLPEQLMSRLLAEQEGYLDNDARKDLDSGDYMFGRGSMDMKAGLAMQLSVMEDVALDPTSKANLCLVAVPDEEKLSLGMFAAVGELEKLYNQGWRFNACVCSEPNFSAYPNDWNKYVYTGSTGKLLPFIYCLGRETHVGQPLEGINASVMAAQLAVEMEWSEAFSDTINGESSPSPTCLRIRDLKDTYDVQTPNESYLFYNVLTLNSGPDQVMQAVKKACLQASRLIHERLVKHRSVFGNEAMAEAVPEPAVYTLPELYELGLKKYGESFKEAYDNLLKDSIESGDYSAQTLALARGISTYFLDKAPFYLMLLQPPYYPHVQLNDKKDSELLAITEELQRISADAFGQNLVIKTFFPGLSDVSYCRSVEGEKAEDALERYMPLYKKSYHIPMQSIRKLDIPTINVGPFGKDAHKRTERLQISYSTEVAPVLLRYTIDQLASK